A genomic window from Passer domesticus isolate bPasDom1 chromosome Z, bPasDom1.hap1, whole genome shotgun sequence includes:
- the SMIM15 gene encoding small integral membrane protein 15 yields MLDIKAWAEYIVEWAAKDPYGFLTTVILALTPLFVISAALSWKLAKMIEARERELKKKQKRQENIAKAKRTKKD; encoded by the coding sequence atgTTGGATATTAAGGCTTGGGCCGAGTACATCGTGGAGTGGGCTGCCAAGGACCCCTACGGCTTTCTCACGACCGTGATCTTGGCTCTCACGCCGCTGTTTGTCATTAGTGCGGCGCTGTCATGGAAGCTTGCAAAAATGATTGAGGCCCGGGAACGAGAGCtgaagaagaaacagaaacGCCAGGAGAATATTGCAAAGGCCAAACGAACAAAGAAGGATTAA